A genomic stretch from Alosa sapidissima isolate fAloSap1 chromosome 3, fAloSap1.pri, whole genome shotgun sequence includes:
- the cdk21 gene encoding cyclin-dependent kinase 6: MDDGTCGHSNYDYLAEVGEGAYGKVYKAREIAGKQRLVAVKKLNLPGDPESGIPAFMVREVALLRKIEYFNHPNIVKLFDVSACVRNQSLDLTLVFEYIDQDLTSYISCTKNELSRENIKDVMRQLLKGLDFLHSNMLVHRDLKPDNILVSSRGEVKIADFGLARIYTYHIALTPCVVTLWYRAPEVLLHSGYMSSVDVWSAGCIFAELFLLRPLFRGFTEAQQLKKIFEVIGLPSEEDWPKESPIRYSSTWGPAGMARPGTQLLPSLGMQENNLLFECLTFKPSNRISACRALTHPFLAEF, from the exons ATGGACGACGGCACCTGTGGTCATTCCAATTATGACTATCTGGCAGAGGTAGGAGAGGGCGCCTATGGTAAAGTGTATAAAGCCAGGGAGATCGCCGGAAAACAGCGTCTTGTTGCGGTGAAAAAGCTCAATTTACCTGGGGATCCTGAGAGTGGAATACCGGCCTTCATGGTTCGCGAAGTGGCGCTATTGCGCAAAATCGAATACTTCAACCACCCAAACATTGTAAA GCTTTTCGATGTGTCAGCATGTGTTAGGAACCAGTCATTGGACCTGACACTTGTGTTTGAGTATATTGATCAAGATTTAACATCATATATCAGCTGTACTAAAAATGAATTGAGCCGAGAAAACATTAAG GATGTGATGCGACAGCTGCTCAAGGGCCTGGACTTCTTGCACTCTAATATGTTGGTGCATAGAGATCTGAAGCCTGACAACATATTAGTCAGCAGTCGTGGGGAGGTGAAGATTGCTGATTTTGGCTTGGCAAGGATCTACACCTATCACATTGCCCTCACCCCTTGT GTGGTGACTCTGTGGTACCGGGCTCCAGAAGTTCTGCTCCACTCGGGCTACATGTCCTCAGTGGATGTTTGGAGTGCTGGCTGCATCTTTGCAGAACTCTTCCTCTTGAG GCCTTTGTTTCGAGGGTTTACTGAAGCTCAGCAATTGAAGAAGATCTTTGA GGTGATTGGTTTGCCTAGTGAAGAAGACTGGCCCAAGGAAAGCCCGATCCGCTATTCCTCCACCTGGGGTCCCGCCGGCATGGCACGACCTGGCACCCAGCTCCTTCCCAGCCTTGGCATGCAGGAGAACAACCTGCTTTTT GAATGTTTGACCTTCAAGCCGTCCAATCGCATCTCTGCTTGTCGAGCCTTAACCCACCCCTTCCTGGCAGAGTTCTAA
- the retsat.2 gene encoding all-trans-retinol 13,14-reductase, with protein MWITVGIIAAALVAFVLKYVFSTSGPNPFDKDTREPLKPLVNDHKVKNKVLKQGFLASKVPENLDAIVIGSGIGGLGLAVLLAKVGKRVLVLEQHDRAGGCCHTFTEKGFEFDVGIHYIGDLLEHKPFRCMLDQLTNGQLQWEPLDNPYDTVVIGPPENRRTYPIYSGRDRFPQELKKCFPGEEKAIDEYMRLVKRAGRGVWAVAVLKYLPAPVAKFLVYSGLAKRMSFFFRMASRSLTDVVNGLTDNKDLRAVFCYIFGTYGNMPKESSFSMHSLLVCHYLHGAWYPKGGASEIAYHMIPIIEKAGGAVLVRAPVNRILFNEANEAIGVSVLKGKEEVHVHAPMVISNAGIFNTYQKLLPKELQARPDIQTHLNMMKNGEGGLSIFLGINGTKEELGLKADNYWIFTENNLDELCTEYLEGKREESAKHIPLLFVASPSAKDPTWEERSPGKSTLSLVSFAKYEWFEEWKDDKVTNRSPDYKELKETFIQTVVDVVVQIYPKIKDRIEYVDAGTPITNQYYIGAPKGEIYGADHGMARFSPELNATIRPQTPLKNLYLTGQDVFLCGFAGALAGALTCGSTLLNRNLHLDAIALAKKMKYINTKKDQ; from the exons ATGTGGATCACTGTTGGGATAATAGCTGCAGCGCTGGTCGCGTTTGTGTTAAAATATGTATTCAGCACATCTGGACCTAATCCCTTTGACAAAGATACTCGAGAACCACTGAAACCTCTGGTAAACGACCACAAAGTAAAAAACAAAGTTTTGAAACAAG GGTTTTTGGCCAGCAAGGTGCCAGAAAATCTTGATGCTATTGTTATTGGCAGTGGGATTGGAGGGCTCGGACTAGCTGTTCTTCTGGCTAAAGTTGGCAAAAGGGTTTTGGTTTTGGAGCAGCATGACCGTGCAGGAGGCTGCTGCCATACCTTCACAGAGAAAGGATTCGAATTTGATGTTG GCATCCATTATATAGGAGACCTGCTCGAGCACAAGCCTTTCCGCTGCATGCTGGACCAGCTGACCAATGGCCAGCTGCAATGGGAGCCCCTCGACAACCCCTACGACACGGTAGTCATCGGGCCACCTGAAAATAGACGCACCTATCCCATCTACTCGGGACGCGACCGCTTCCCTCAGGAGCTCAAGAAGTGCTTCCCCGGGGAGGAGAAGGCCATCGATGAGTACATGAGGCTTGTGAAG AGAGCTGGTCGAGGTGTGTGGGCAGTCGCTGTGCTCAAGTATCTCCCTGCCCCTGTGGCTAAGTTCTTGGTGTACTCTGGCCTGGCTAAGCGCATGTCCTTCTTCTTCCGGATGGCATCACGTAGCCTTACAGATGTGGTCAACGGCCTAACGGACAACAAGGATCTGAGAGCTGTTTTCTGCTACATCTTTGGAACATACG GAAACATGCCCAAAGAATCCAGCTTCTCCATGCATAGTCTGCTGGTGTGCCATTACCTACATGGGGCATGGTACCCCAAGGGAGGGGCCAGTGAAATTGCCTACCACATGATTCCCATTATTGAGAAGGCAGGGGGCGCTGTTCTTGTTCGAGCTCCAGTCAACCGTATCCTCTTCAATGAAGCCAATGAGGCTATTG GGGTGAGTGTGCTGAAGGGGAAGGAGGAAGTTCACGTCCATGCTCCCATGGTGATCTCAAATGCAGGCATCTTTAATACTTACCAGAAGCTGCTGCCAAAGGAACTGCAAGCGAGACCAg ACATCCAGACTCACCTGAACATGATGAAGAATGGAGAGGGTGGATTGAGTATCTTTTTGGGTATCAACGGAACCAAAGAGGAGCTGGGTCTCAAAGCAGATAACTACTGGATCTTTACTGAAAACAACCTGGATGAACT ttgtacaGAGTACCTGGAGGGTAAGAGAGAGGAATCTGCAAAACATATCCCACTGCTCTTTGTGGCCTCCCCTTCAGCCAAAGACCCCACCTGGGAGGAGAGAAGCCCTG GGAAGTCCACACTGAGTCTGGTGAGCTTTGCTAAATATGAGTGGTTTGAAGAGTGGAAGGACGACAAGGTAACCAACCGGAGTCCTGATTATAAGGAACTGAAGGAGACCTTCATCCAGACAGTGGTGGATGTGGTCGTCCAGATCTACCCAAAGATCAAGGACCGG ATCGAGTATGTGGATGCTGGCACCCCCATAACTAACCAGTACTACATTGGGGCCCCCAAGGGAGAGATCTATGGTGCAGATCACGGAATGGCACGGTTTAGCCCAGAACTCAATGCAACCATCCGACCACAGACCCCACTGAAGAACCTGTACCTTACAG GTCaggatgtgtttctgtgtggctTTGCCGGTGCCTTGGCTGGAGCCCTTACCTGTGGCTCAACTCTCCTCAACCGAAACCTTCACCTGGACGCCATTGCCCTAGCCAAGAAAATGAAATATATCAACACGAAGAAGGACCAGTAA